A window from Cryptomeria japonica chromosome 1, Sugi_1.0, whole genome shotgun sequence encodes these proteins:
- the LOC131042638 gene encoding fatty acyl-CoA reductase 2, chloroplastic, which yields METTFISPKISSKRFAYYSRRYEGVIVSSERSSLIRCTMAHEPSIGSAKLEIGTCSKFENGASVPSVNGKTLRKSGSFITTHKPDQVASKQIGEDIREITSLGRSNLSVLDRDIMPTLPMVESCPDLQNINGLGIVEFLKGKNFLITGATGFLAKVLIEKILRMQPHVGKLFLIIKAKDYESALERMKNEVIYSELFRCVQETHGSKYEEFMMKKLVPVMGNITGHNLGIQPDIAEEVSKEVDIVVNSAANTTFDERYDVALDINTNGTRHILDFAKGCKRLQLFLQISTAYVNGQRQGRVLEKPFQMGDNIASEKAHLELVQSPPMLDIEAEFELAKRTLEDNSIDLRSNGHSSLNVEKQLVLTMKNLGMERAQKYGWQDTYVFTKAMGEMIIDYGRGDLPVAIVRPSVIESTYSDPFPGWMEGNRMMDPIILYYGKGQLCGFLADPNGVLDVVPADMVVNATVAAMAKHAGKSGLGVYHVGSSVANPLMFGQLAGLVTQHFKSNPYVDGKGEPVSVKKLQLFRDVDDFSTHMWSHLSNLLPDMRSNGSSHSKMMIERHQKICAKSIEQAKYLANIYKPYTFYQGRFDISNTEGLFQRLSEEEKQNFNFDVRRINWMDYISKTHIPGLRQHVMKGRGTKLE from the exons ATGGAAACAACATTTATATCTCCTAAGATTAGCTCGAAGAGATTTGCTTATTATTCTCGCAGATATGAAGGAGTGATTGTTTCATCAGAAAGGTCGAGTTTAATCCGCTGCACTATGGCTCATGAACCATCAATTGGTAGTGCAAAATTAGAAATTGGTACTTGTTCTAAGTTTGAAAATGGTGCATCAGTTCCATCTGTTAATGGAAAGACTCTGAGAAAATCGGGTTCTTTTATAACTACCCATAAACCAGATCAGGTGGCTTCAAAGCAAATCGGAGAAGATATAAGGGAGATCACTTCGCTTGGTCGTTCAAATTTGAGTGTTCTTGACAGAGATATAATGCCCACTTTGCCCATGGTTGAGAGCTGTCCTGATTTGCAGAATATCAATGGTCTTGGTATTGTAGAATTTCTCAAGGGCAAGAATTTTCTTATTACTGGGGCAACTGGATTCCTTGCCAAAG TTCTGATAGAAAAAATCTTAAGGATGCAACCTCATGTTGGAAAGCTTTTTCTTATTATCAAGGCCAAAGATTATGAGTCGGCACTGGAAAGGATGAAGAATGAG GTCATATACTCGGAGCTTTTCAGGTGCGTACAAGAAACGCATGGTAGTAAATATGAAGAATTCATGATGAAAAAACTGGTTCCTGTCATGGGAAACATTACTGGGCATAATCTTGGAATACAGCCGGACATAGCTGAAGAGGTCTCAAAGGAAGTTGATATTGTAGTGAACTCGGCAGCAAATACCACATTTGACGAAAG GTATGATGTTGCACTTGATATCAACACAAATGGGACTCGTCATATACTGGATTTTGCAAAGGGCTGCAAAAGACTGCAGTTATTTCTACAAATATCGACTG CGTATGTTAATGGGCAAAGACAGGGTCGAGTGTTGGAGAAGCCTTTCCAAATGGGGGACAACATTGCCAGCGAGAAAGCCCATCTAGAACTTGTACAGTCTCCTCCAATGCTAGACATTGAAGCTGAATTTGAGTTAGCAAAACGGACTCTAGAAGATAATTCTATTGATCTAAGATCTAATGGTCACAGTAGCTTAAATGTGGAAAAGCAGCTGGTTCTAACAATGAAGAACTTAGGCATGGAAAG GGCACAGAAATATGGATGGCAAGATACATATGTATTTACCAAGGCTATGGGAGAAATGATAATTGACTATGGTCGGGGAGATTTGCCTGTGGCTATTGTTCGTCCAAGTGTTATTGAGAGCACTTACTCAGATCCATTTCCTGGATGGATGGAAGGCAATAG AATGATGGATCCAATCATACTTTACTATGGCAAAGGTCAGCTATGTGGGTTCTTGGCCGATCCCAATGGAGTTCTAGATGTG GTGCCAGCAGACATGGTTGTCAATGCAACAGTAGCAGCCATGGCAAAGCATGCGGGGAAGTCAGGCCTAGGAGTTTATCATGTGGGTTCTTCTGTTGCAAACCCATTGATGTTTGGACAGCTTGCAGGACTTGTAACTCAACATTTCAAATCTAATCCATATGTGGATGGCAAAGGAGAACCAGTTTCTGTCAAGAAACTGCAGTTGTTCAGAGATGTAGATGATTTTTCTACTCACATGTGGAGTCATCTATCAAATTTGTTACCCGAT ATGAGGAGCAATGGATCATCACATTCTAAAATGATGATAGAGAGACATCAAAAAATATGTGCCAAATCCATAGAGCAAGCTAAGTATCTGGCCAATATCTACAAGCCATACACATTTTATCAAGGAAG ATTCGACATCTCCAACACTGAAGGCTTATTCCAAAGACTCtctgaagaagagaagcagaactTTAATTTTGATGTGAGGAGAATAAACTGGATGGATTACATATCAAAAACTCACATTCCAGGCCTTCGACAACATGTGATGAAAGGGCGTGGAACAAAATTGGAGTAA